A window of the Pangasianodon hypophthalmus isolate fPanHyp1 chromosome 12, fPanHyp1.pri, whole genome shotgun sequence genome harbors these coding sequences:
- the six2b gene encoding homeobox protein SIX2b, producing MAAVPPTFGFTQEQVACVCEVLQQGGSIERLGRFLWSLPACEHLHKNESVLKAKAVVAFHRGNFRELYKVLESHQFSPHNHAKLQQLWLKAHYIEAEKLRGRPLGAVGKYRVRRKFPLPRTIWDGEETSYCFKEKSRCVLKEWYSHNPYPSPREKRELAEATGLTTTQVSNWFKNRRQRDRAAEAKERENEGANQNGHNPLPSQMTESKSQCESSDDDKSPPGTPDHPSMSPALLLPSSSGLPPLHSFAPPAGPSASDTHHPHPHPHLHHPHPHQQHSHHEQQHLSMHDGLLNPMAASLVDLGS from the exons ATGGCCGCAGTGCCGCCGACCTTTGGCTTCACGCAGGAGCAAgtggcgtgtgtgtgcgagGTGCTGCAGCAGGGAGGGAGCATCGAGCGCCTCGGCCGCTTCTTGTGGTCGCTGCCCGCCTGCGAGCACCTGCACAAGAACGAGTCCGTGCTCAAGGCCAAGGCCGTGGTGGCTTTCCACCGAGGGAACTTTCGCGAACTCTACAAGGTGCTCGAGAGCCACCAGTTCTCGCCGCACAACCACGCCAAGCTGCAGCAGCTGTGGCTCAAGGCGCACTACATCGAGGCAGAGAAGCTGCGCGGGCGACCGCTCGGCGCCGTGGGCAAGTACCGGGTGCGCAGGAAGTTCCCGCTGCCGCGCACCATCTGGGACGGCGAGGAGACGAGCTACTGCTTCAAGGAGAAAAGTCGCTGCGTGCTTAAAGAATGGTACTCCCATAATCCTTATCCCTCACCCAGAGAGAAACGCGAGCTGGCCGAGGCCACAGGGCTCACAACCACGCAGGTCAGCAACTGGTTCAAGAACCGCAGGCAGAGAGACCGCGCCGCTGAGGCCAAGGAGAG GGAAAACGAGGGCGCGAATCAGAACGGGCACAACCCGCTGCCGTCTCAAATGACCGAGAGCAAATCCCAGTGCGAGAGCTCGGACGACGATAAATCTCCGCCAGGGACCCCAGATCACCCGTCCATGAGTCCTGCTCTGCTGCTGCCCTCCAGCTCGGGCCTGCCGCCGCTGCACAGCTTCGCGCCTCCGGCCGGACCCAGCGCCTCCGACACgcaccatcctcatcctcatcctcatcttcatcatcctcacccTCATCAGCAGCACAGCCACCATGAGCAGCAGCATCTGTCCATGCACGACGGCCTCCTCAACCCCATGGCGGCCAGCCTGGTGGACCTGGGCTCCTAA